In Glandiceps talaboti chromosome 14, keGlaTala1.1, whole genome shotgun sequence, a single genomic region encodes these proteins:
- the LOC144445953 gene encoding uncharacterized protein C6orf62 homolog gives MGDPNTRKKTQLARLRDQLRKKREALADQFDFKMYIVFTFKDKKKSPAVFEAAEVVPVMTNNYEESILKGVKDDAYSLESSKELLQRDVVQLHAPRYQPMRKDVIGCTQEMDFFLWPRNDLEKMECMLFSRWKGEEDNFKPTQAKFEFLTSDYEKQLMRLISRKDKTGLIINNPSQSLFLFVDRQFLQTPKRRVLVFKLSSVCLYLPQDQLTHWGPGTMDEIMAPYLEGT, from the exons ATGGGAGATCCGAACACAAGAAAAAAGACTCAGCTGGCACGGCTAAGGGACCAATTAAGGAAGAAGAGGGAAGCTCTTGCGGACCAATTTGACTTCAAAATGTATATAGTTTTTACATTTAAAGACAAG AAGAAAAGTCCAGCTGTTTTTGAGGCAGCTGAAGTAGTACCTGTGATGACCAATAATTATGAAGAGAGTATACTTAAAGGTGTCAAA GATGATGCTTATTCGTTGGAAAGTTCCAAAGAACTTTTACAGAGGGATGTAGTGCAATTACATGCACCAAGGTATCAACCAATGAGAAAg GATGTAATAGGTTGCACACAAGAAATGGATTTCTTTTTATGGCCACGGAATGACTTGGAAAAGATGGAATGTATGTTGTTTTCAAGGTGGAAAGGAGAGGAGGACAACTTCAAACCAACACAG GCCAAGTTTGAGTTCCTGACGTCAGACTATGAGAAGCAGTTGATGAGATTGATTAGTAGGAAAGATAAAACAGGTCTTATCATCAACAACCCATCACAGTCGTTGTTTCTATTTGTTGACAGACAGTTTTTACAG acaCCAAAGAGAAGAGTTCTTGTATTCAAGTTGTCTAGCGTTTGTCTTTATCTACCACAG GATCAGCTGACACATTGGGGTCCAGGTACAATGGATGAAATCATGGCCCCTTATCTAGAAGGTACATGA